In Colletotrichum destructivum chromosome 1, complete sequence, the sequence GCCAGCAGTACGACCAGATATGGCAGTCCACTGTCATTGCGCTAGAGAGTCAACGGGAGCAATCCCAGAGGGAGACGGTGGCTCTCAGCTCTCGGCTTAACATCCTTGCTGACGAGGTCGTCTTTCAGAAGCGGATGGCGATAGTACAGGCGATACTACTCCTTTCATGCCTCATACTAGTCATATTCTCCCGAGCAATGACCCAGCCCATCCTGACAGGTTCCTTTGACCTTGGAAGGTCTCCGAGCCTCAACCACCCGCTACCTGGCCCTACCACAGAGCGCCGCCTTGGGGGTGCGTACATCCCTAGGTATGACACATTCGGACGGCCGCTCGACAACGGCATTCCCGGCGAAAGTGACCCTTCCGACAGGAGTCCGGGTGTCCGCCGATCCCTACCAACAGTGCCAGCACGGCTCCTGACGCCGACATCGGATTCTGGGTACAGTCGCTGCGCAGACGCGAACGTGACACCTGAGCTGCTTCCAGTGGAAGAATTTATGGAGAGTGATCCCGACGGCAGCTACCGCGATTCTTCAcccggctccgacgtccGCTCCCCCAATGATGAAGCATTCATGGTAGAGAATGCCAAACTGGATGGGCATGGATTTTCAGATGAGGGTCCAGTCGAATCGACCCCAGCCCTTGTGGACTCGTTGCTAGAGGCAGATTCTACCTCTGTGTATCCATCCAAACACCGCGGAAACCTTCCTTCTACGATTCGCAAACCGCTCCCGGCTTTGCCCGAGTACCCTCTTTGAGAAACAGCATGCCAACAATGCCTTTTCAACACAATTCACCTCTAGATCAGGTTGGTCCTTACTGGCTGGCCCCCTTGTCGAGACCGTCAGAGGTCGAGTGTCCGTGCTGTCCCGACTGCCAACTTTACACAAGCCTTAGCTTCGGATGCGCTTTAGAAACAAAACATCAGTTCCATGACGCTGCAGTCTCTCGATTTGTAGCATAGGTCAAGAGAAGGCATGGGTGGTCTGTGACAATGGTCTTAGGAGCGGAGAATACAGCCATGATATCGCAGCAGAATCTAGCTAGCTACTAATGATTACACACATTGACGACGCTTCCAGAAAGCTCCTGTATCTATTGCAAGCAAAGTTAAAGCCCCGTGCATGTGGACGAAAACCTTGTGTGCCAATCTCCCACGGTATTATGATGATCCCGGCTGCTTCATCCTCCGACATCCCCCCCAGTTGGTGTTGATAATATGTCTTCTACTGTGAATGGTACATGTACGACTGCATCGAGGCTTCGAAGTCATGCTCCTCGAGCGCGGCCAGTCTCGTACCTCGGTCGTACTGcgagcgccggcgacgctgtTCGTCACGGAAATGCTGACCAGCGTTCGGTGTGAAAAGCCCTGACAATGGTCAGCGGGGTCTGTCTGTAGTACGGCTGGTTGGGAAAAGCCTTACCAACGTGCTCAGCATTTTCACAGCTTCGCTTCATCTTGGACTGGTTATCTGGCCGCGGAAACGGTTCCTCCTCTCCCGCCAGATCAGGAACTGGTCCATTGGAGGTGTAGAATAACTACGCTTGTGTCAGGTCCGCGGTTGCCCATGCGGGGCGAGGTCGTACCTTTGGGCGATAGTGCGCGGCTTCCAACATCACGGAGCTGTTCCTGAATTTTTGAACGAGACAGTCTTTGCCCTGGATAGCTTCAGGAATATGTCAGTAAGCAACTCAACCTCGCATTCAGAAATGCGGTACTTACTAGCATAGGAAATCTCGGCGACCTTGTCGCTCTTGAAACAATTCCTGACCATCGTCAACCGATCTCATCGCGATCTGGGCAGAACTGGGAAACTTACCATCTTTGGTTACCTCTGATGTTGACAAACTGGACTCGTACTATCAGCAACATCATGTATCTGGGGTCAGTGTGTACCCACGTCAATTATGTCCAGAGGCTGCCAGAGGATATTAGTATGCGCTAGACACAGGCTAGGAGAAAGAAGACTTACGTCAACGAAGTTTATGAACGCATATCCGACACTGTCAGGCGCATGCTGTGTCAGTCCTGATTGCTCTTATTCGTTGACGGTAGAGAACAACATACTTGCAGTCATTTGCAAAATCAATTCGCAGATACATGAAGTCATACTTGCCCCAGCTGGACTCGTCAACAATTCTCTTGAGCATCGCCTGGTCAACTTTGTTTGGAATGTTGCGAAGCATGATCTGAATGCGTAAGCCATGTTCCTCTTAACCCCTGGCTTCCAGCTTACCGTTGTGCGAACATCTGTTCCTTCCCGGATACGGTTCACATCGACATGATTGTGGTGACTCGCAACATTGTAGTAGGGCGACCTGTTGACCCGAGCTGCGTTCTGTCTGCGGGGCTCGCCTCTCACGCCGGAGTGGAAGGAACTCGTCGTGGAAATGCTGCGGGAAGACTGAATGGACATGGGGTTATTAAGCTGGTACCTAGCGGAGTTGGGCATAAgaggcggcagcggtagACGGTGGCCGTCGTTGAGCACGTAGGCACCGCTCGGCTGAAACTGCGACTGACAGAGTATGGGCCACATCGCAAAAGGAGGGACCTGAATTCCGTGAGTCGAGTAGGGAGTGTTGGGTCCGGACATGGGCGTTGCATGGCCCACCAGATGCATCGGAGGGGCCGGTTTGGATAGAGCCATTGCCTGGAGAGCGTTTGTCAGATCAACAGGTATGTTGTGGCTGAGGCCGTCGGCTGTGATATCTCTGGTATCTTGGGGCGTCTGAAAGAGGTCACCGGCATCCACGAGCGATACCGTTATATGTGCTCCCTAGATATTAATCAATCTCCGCTCGGGATGATGGGTGCATAAAGGAGATTGATGGCCAAAACTCACCTCGACGACTCTGTTGTCAAGAGCATCCACTGCTGATATGGTTTTAGACGGGTCCTCGAATTGGACGAAAGCCTTGAACACCACTGGATCATGATCTTGATGCACGTAGAACGCAGAGAGTTGACCCTGTGACTGCAGCATGCGCTTGACGGCTACTTCAACGGCGTTCGCATCCAGCAGGCCCAAGGATGTGGCTGAAGCAACAAGAGATAGCCAGGGCCCGAGTTTGTTGGGAACCCGGTACATGTGCTGCGCAGAGATTAGAGAACAGATATCAGTGAAGGGATCAAGAAGGTGTACCTCAGTGAAATTGCCATCTGACAGATACTCGGCTTCAAAATCCGCCTCGGCCCGATGGACGTTGTCATGGATGAGAACAGCATCGCGGATATCACTGAACTGGATAGAGAGTCTGCCTCCCTTGCATTGAACCTGGATTGGTTCCTGAACTAAGAGGCCGAGTCGGTGCAGTTTCTGGGCCCTCGTCAGCATATGCTCGGATACCCATAATGCAAACTGCTTACTGAAAAACATGCGTTCAGGTCGGCCATGCCAAGATTTCGATGAGGTGAACCAATGTTGAGACATCGTGACAATGCAGTCTCGTACTTCCGATCCGGCGAGAACGACTCTTGAATGTGATCAGGGGTGCTGAAGTCTGTGTTTCTCTCAAGGGGGGTCGAGAGAGGCTGAAAGGCAGAGGCAGTGGGCGACAGCTTTTGACGGCCAGAAGCAGAGCTTGCGGTGACGAAAGGGTCTCTCTCAGCAGTGGAGATAACGCTACCAAAGGCGCCTGTGGGAAACCTTGAAGGAGTAGCCCCGAGTGAGTCTTGTGACATAGGTTTCAGGAAACGTGACGATCTGGAGGAACCCTCATCCGGAGAGAAAGCAGTCAATCTCGTGTCAGGCGTTCCTTTGAAGGACTCGCCACCTCCGATAGAGGAGTGTGGAGACGATGGATTGAACATGGCCGTTTCTCGGTTGTGGGCTATCTTTATCCTGTCTCGGGTTGCCTATCGTCAACTGCCTGCTTGAGTTAGTAACGAGACATGGTTCCATTTTGTGAAAGGGAGGAGCAGATGCGAGATATGGCGAAGATAGCAACGCAAGGAGTAGCATGGACTAACCGTTGAAAAGACACAGTCAATGATGCAGACAGTGACACGAGTTCGACTTTCGGTGGTTGACGACAAGCAGCTCTGCCTTATGCAAAATAGGCTTAACGACGACAATAATCGTTCAACCACGTACAGAGAGAAAGTACAGCACTCGGTGAGGTGTATGTAACGGCTGTCCGTAGACAACTACTTTACTTCGAGGTTGGGACGGCGCCAatgtgatgatggtggtAGACCTGCGGAACAAGTCGAAGTGGTGGGCTCTACAGGAGCTCAAAACAAGaagcgagaagaaggagagagatTAATTATAACAAGGAaacgaaggggggggagacgtGGCTTGACGGGAGGGATAATAGTCGCGCAGCAGGAAGGAGCGCGTCGCCATATTGAGTGATAGTAGGAAAGGACCCTCGGACAAAGCTGGAAAGGCAACAACGAGAAGTTCGCTTGGGCGGACTAGTACACGCCCGGCAGGCAGACTCTTTCATTGACTCTCTCCTCATCCATTTCGCAAACCTAGTTGTCGTCAAGCAAACCTCGATTGAGGTACAAATAAGACCGGTGACCGCGTTTTCCGAACTCTTTGCTGCCACAGACGATGCCTTCAGTATTATGAACAGGCACTTGGCTCCCACATTAACAAGTGAAGAAAACACAGACCACAAAACCAGCAATCAAACTGGTGTTGTATAGCTACAACTGCAGGCAGGTATCTCGGGGTGCTTTATCTGTGCTTGAAGTTACTCGGTGGATTCTCATTTGTGTTCTTGGGTAGAGATGGATTTTTTACGAGGAACCATACACCTTGAAGTTTTCGTTGTCATAAGAGGGCGTTCGTTATTGGCCAGAAGGAAAGCTCCCGGGACATCTGATACTCACTTTGAGATACCAGAAGACATTGGCATTCTATGTTCAGGTGGGAAAAACACCAGCGTTTCGTCATGCACGGCATGAAACAAGCCTTCCAAAGAGCAATTGAATACTTGATGCCCGAAACAAACCTGCAGACTAAAAGCACACTGATCGATGTTGCTGGCTCTAACCCCTGTACTGCTTTTTCTGATCAAGAAGCTGTATCAGGATACAGGAACTAAAGTAATTAGAGCAGTAAAATATGTCACAGGTACATTCCCAACCTTGAGTGTACAATATTGTCGGCCTAACGTACGTAGGTAGGAATAAATGTATAGGAGCCGGTGCTCAAGTCTAGCACTTTGTATAAACACATAAAGACAGGAAGACTGCATTGAATGTCGTTTGATTATGGCGATGTTCTTCTAGCATCAGTGTAGATAGGCGAAAAGACCCACCCTTAGGTCGACCCCATGGCCCCCCACACGGCACACCACATGTCTACCTGGTACGGTGCCTAAGCAAGCCAAGGTAGGTAAAGGTACCTAGCACGGTGGCAGCGGGACAGTGCACACCCACCTGGGGTAAATCCCGTTAGCGTCACTGAGTGTCCCACCAAGAGCCTCATGCTGCTGTCACTTCCCCGAGCAAGGACATCTAACGTCTCGAACATCACTCTTGTCACCAGCTGAACCTCGTCAACCCCAATATTCATCCTTGGAGGTTACAGTCGTTACACCCCATACATATGTCGCTGGCATATTGGTAACAATAGTTTGTTTGCACACACGAGCTCAGACCTAATTCTGACGACGAAAGCACTTCCACCAAGTTCAACGAGCCGCGCAGGACTGTCAAGGTCATGGCCCAGCATGCCTCGACGTCCGCAGACCTACAATGACTACGGCGCAGCTGTCCAGCAGGTTATATTCGGCTCTTAACCCTTTGTGCGAGAGTTGCGCGTACTGATTCGGAGTCATCCAGATCATCCTGACCTCGACCGACACAGACTTCCTCGATCGACTCATCCCTGTCCTCAAAGATGCCTCGCTCTCGAATCGAACCCCTTCGTTGATGCAGAATCTGGTCCGGTACTccgaagagagagaagccgAAATCGAGAGAATAGGGTTGACAAAGCACGAAGAGTTTCTGGGTTCGGTGAACCAGCTACAGAGCGTACGCGAGGGCACCGTCGCGCTCACGGCAGAGATCCTGAGGCTAAACCAGTCCATTCAAGCAAGCACAGAGAAGCTTGCCGATCAAAAGCAAGCCCTAGTAAACACGAGGGCTGTACGGCAGAATATAGCCGATGCATCCGACGCACTGAAAGAATCCCTCAAGATTCTGCATGCCGTCAACCATGCCCACGACCTGATCCGCAAGAAGAAGTATTACGCGGCACTCAAATCTCTTGAGGACCTTCAGAATGAGCATCTGATTCCGACGATCCAGAACAAATATGCCACCCAACACAAGCTAGCGGATGTAATCCAAAAGTCAATACCAGCGTCACAGAAAACCATTTCCGAAGCTGTCATGACTGACCTAAACACCTGGCTATTTCGCATCCGCGAAACCTCACAGttcctcggcgaggttgcGTTCTATCATACCGAGCTTAGGAGGGCGAGACAGAGAGAACGTGTGGAACGCGATAGCTATTTGAATAACTTCAGACTCAACTCATCCACCGAGCTGGTTTTTGACGAGAGCGAGGAATTCGATGTACTTGACAACGAAGAGCTGCAGGTTGATTTTACGCCACTCTTCGAATGTCTGCACATTCACGACGCCCTGGGACAGAGCGATAAGTTCCGTGCTGAGTATGCCACGACTCGCCGACAGCAGAAAGACTTGCTGCTACCAAGTACTATTGGACTCGTTGCAGATGACGAGTCTTCACTAAGTAGTTTACTTGAAGGCATCGCTGGTTTTGCCATCATTGAGAAGGCGACTATGCGGCGTGTTCCTCACCTACGATCTGCTGTTGATGTGGGTTCATGCTTCAATCAGTCGTTCGTTTCGATGCAGCTGCTAACAGACCATCAGGTTGACGAGCTCTGGGACTCTATGTGTCACACAGCCATCACACTTACCTCACAGGCGCTAAACGATGTAAGCAATGCCGAAATTCTTCTCAAGATCAAGGGAGTCATAGCTCTATTCATACAAACCATGGAGGTGAGGTTTCCAGTTCTCTGGCCATCCTGACATTACCTGAAGCCGAATTTTGCTAGGGTTGGGGATACTCTGTATCCATGCTCGACAACTTCCTCCTTACCCTATTTGATAAATATGCCGAGCTTCTGAAGCGACGATTCAGCGAAGATTTCCAAGAGGTAGGCGCCTCCATTCTGTTTCTGCGGTGCGTTACGTACCTGACGAAATTAGATTGTTTCGACGGATGACTACATGCCCATGGCCATCAACACCCGCGAGGAGTACGAGAAGGTGGTGAACGTCAGCTGGTTCTCTCAAGAAAAATCTCTGGAAGAGCTCAGGTAGTCTATTCAACCCCCGCCTGCCGATTGCCTGACTTCTAACCATTATTCAGTTTCCCCTGCGTGTTGCCATTCTCGCAAATGTATCCACTCTGCTGTATCGACATTCGAAACTTCTTGAACCagttctacttcttctcCGATGATCACTTTCAGCATCCTAACATCATCGACGATACGCTCCGCAAGGTAACAGATCCTTTGAACCAAAGAGCAAGACAATTTGCTGATCATACTATTCGTAGTCCCTGGATGAGCTTTTGACAGAGAAGGTCTGCAAGTCTCTTGTCGAGAGACTGAGCTCCCAGTACCTTGGGCAGATCGTGCAGATTCTTATCAATCTTGAGCACTTCGAAGCTGCTTGCCAAGAACTTGAGCAGCTCCTCATCAGAGCGAGATCGTCTACGTCAGCTGGCGGCCCTGTCACACTCGTTGCCACAGAGGAGTTCCGAAACAACAAaaagacggccgagaagcgcaTTTTCGAACTCGTCAACTCCAAGATCGATGACCTGGTGGATACCGCCGAATATGACTGGTATGTATCAGTCTAATCAGACGACAAGATTGAGACGAGTCGCAACACCATATGGATTGATCCAATCTAACACCATCTTATAGGATGGCAACCGCATCATCTCCCGATCCCAGCAGTTATATGCAGACGATGACCCGATACCTGTCCAATATCATGAATTCCACGCTTCTTGGCCTGCCGCGAGAGATCAAGGAACTCATCTACTTTGACGCTCTCAGCCACGCCGCCAACAAGATTCTTGTCAGGTTCCCTCCTGTGCTGGTCTAACCGCGTTTCTCGCTAATACATGCTATGTAGGCGTTACCATTGTCTTCTGACGTCAAGCATATCAATACCAATGCTGTTGCTGCACTGGCAAACGACGTGCAATACCTCACCGAGTTTGTTGACAGTCTCGAGAATGGAGCCATGCTCCGAGAAAACCTGGACGAACTACAACAAACCATCAACCTAATGCAGTCCGACAACCATGACGAGTTCTTTGACATCTCCATCCGCAACAAAAAGTATG encodes:
- a CDS encoding Putative mei2-like RNA recognition, nucleotide-binding alpha-beta plait domain superfamily, which gives rise to MFNPSSPHSSIGGGESFKGTPDTRLTAFSPDEGSSRSSRFLKPMSQDSLGATPSRFPTGAFGSVISTAERDPFVTASSASGRQKLSPTASAFQPLSTPLERNTDFSTPDHIQESFSPDRKYETALSRCLNIGSPHRNLGMADLNACFSKLHRLGLLVQEPIQVQCKGGRLSIQFSDIRDAVLIHDNVHRAEADFEAEYLSDGNFTEVHLLDPFTDICSLISAQHMYRVPNKLGPWLSLVASATSLGLLDANAVEVAVKRMLQSQGQLSAFYVHQDHDPVVFKAFVQFEDPSKTISAVDALDNRVVEGAHITVSLVDAGDLFQTPQDTRDITADGLSHNIPVDLTNALQAMALSKPAPPMHLVGHATPMSGPNTPYSTHGIQVPPFAMWPILCQSQFQPSGAYVLNDGHRLPLPPLMPNSARYQLNNPMSIQSSRSISTTSSFHSGVRGEPRRQNAARVNRSPYYNVASHHNHVDVNRIREGTDVRTTIMLRNIPNKVDQAMLKRIVDESSWGKYDFMYLRIDFANDCNVGYAFINFVDFVNIRGNQRWNCFKSDKVAEISYATIQGKDCLVQKFRNSSVMLEAAHYRPKLFYTSNGPVPDLAGEEEPFPRPDNQSKMKRSCENAEHVGLFTPNAGQHFRDEQRRRRSQYDRGTRLAALEEHDFEASMQSYMYHSQ
- a CDS encoding Putative exocyst complex component EXOC6/Sec15, EXOC6/PINT-1/Sec15/Tip20, domain 2 translates to MPRRPQTYNDYGAAVQQIILTSTDTDFLDRLIPVLKDASLSNRTPSLMQNLVRYSEEREAEIERIGLTKHEEFLGSVNQLQSVREGTVALTAEILRLNQSIQASTEKLADQKQALVNTRAVRQNIADASDALKESLKILHAVNHAHDLIRKKKYYAALKSLEDLQNEHLIPTIQNKYATQHKLADVIQKSIPASQKTISEAVMTDLNTWLFRIRETSQFLGEVAFYHTELRRARQRERVERDSYLNNFRLNSSTELVFDESEEFDVLDNEELQVDFTPLFECLHIHDALGQSDKFRAEYATTRRQQKDLLLPSTIGLVADDESSLSSLLEGIAGFAIIEKATMRRVPHLRSAVDVDELWDSMCHTAITLTSQALNDVSNAEILLKIKGVIALFIQTMEGWGYSVSMLDNFLLTLFDKYAELLKRRFSEDFQEIVSTDDYMPMAINTREEYEKVVNVSWFSQEKSLEELSFPCVLPFSQMYPLCCIDIRNFLNQFYFFSDDHFQHPNIIDDTLRKSLDELLTEKVCKSLVERLSSQYLGQIVQILINLEHFEAACQELEQLLIRARSSTSAGGPVTLVATEEFRNNKKTAEKRIFELVNSKIDDLVDTAEYDWMATASSPDPSSYMQTMTRYLSNIMNSTLLGLPREIKELIYFDALSHAANKILALPLSSDVKHINTNAVAALANDVQYLTEFVDSLENGAMLRENLDELQQTINLMQSDNHDEFFDISIRNKKYGRVDALNGPILLEKLTSNAQGPTRSAPLANFSSRFGMMK